The Alnus glutinosa chromosome 10, dhAlnGlut1.1, whole genome shotgun sequence DNA window CAATCGGGCAGGTAATTGAGAGATGTCTTTAAACAAGTTTACGCAACGAAACAAATTTTGAATTACCCGCCCAGCATTTGTTTGGACAGATGAATTTCATCAACGATCCAAATTAATTTTACGttcttttttctaatgaaaaatttaaaattaaatttgaaccgttgaaaaatcaacatatatactatttttttttttaaatgacattaAGCCAAACCCAAGGATTTTAGCCAATTTCCTTCCTTTCATAATTGCATGGTCGTCGTTTTCTTCGAATTTAGAGTGCCATAGACAAGCAAACCAGTTccaactttttctcttcttttatttatttattttttaatgataaaagaaCACTATTGAtcatccttttcctttttctaacatatcttttccttttccttttctttttattttattttcttttttctttttgagatatAGCATATAGCCCTTGATTGGTCGTGAACTCGAAATTAAAGTAGAGACCTTTTGGTTTGAACCAAAAGCCATCATAAATTATGTCAAGATCCCAATTGCTTTCTTATTATTAGAAAGAACCCATGCATACCAATTACTTAACTTGTAAATCAATTAGGAcaatttttcccccttttttttctattttttttttttttttttgtcaggtTAGAAGAATGATCTTCAATTTATTCTATTTAACTAATGTGTCCAAAATATACttgaaataataaagaaatgctattttaagtttttaacattagaaaaaatataatttagccctcAAAATTACTACTCTTTTTTTGGATGGTCCCTTAAACTATCAAGGCTTGCACTCTGGcttcccaaactatcaaaacatttgaaaaatgcacaatttttatgaaatatCCCCCATAATATCAttgtcatgtgtcatttttcaattaaaaataaaaattcaaaaaaataaaaaaaaaataaaaattttaaaaaatgtaaaataaattaaaattaaaaaaaaaaattggtcatcATGGCGTTGCAAACTGACGGTAACAGGaggggtgtcgggaagatcggGTCGCGGTTGGGAAATAACCGCCACTCCAAACACCTAACCtatcttttctttaaaaaaaaaaaaaaaaagaaataaaattttagtttacttattttttgaattttattattttattttttaattgaaaaataacacgtgGCAGTggtattatgggaatatttcgtcaaaatagacatttttcaaatgttttagtagtttgggggaccACAGTCCAAGCCTTGGTAGTTCGGGAGGCTATCCAAAGAATGACCGGTAATTTGAggggttaaattgtattttttttcctttaacatATCATCATTCTACTGAAATGATGTGAGAGTACACAATTagccactttttctttttaaacatcaatcctataaaataaaaatatactatatactctattaaaaatacatataaaaattacatatattttaaacatGCATCAATTCAATGCATTAGAAACTCTGAAAacttggaaaaagaaaatggaatatCAGTTGGGGAGCAGGTGCATATAAGCTTCCAGTTTCAAACATTTCACCTGcaacaatttgtttttgttttttaattgttgaaatcCAGAGCAGGTGCAATAACttgatatattaaaatatttagaggGGTTTATTATATTCTTTCGAAATTTGAAAGTTTGACCAGTTCTTATTGAGAAAGAAGAATCTGGATTCAGAGTCCCCCCCccccattttatatatatatatatagttatgcatATCACATTAGAGAAATGTTACTTTGAgctcttttgtcattttctgtTCACGTGGCATTATCAATTCActatcagatttttttttttttttttttttaatttttaaattaagattgatttaaggataaaatctataaaaataacatgtgtCATTTGAACATTGAAAAGCACATAATTTCTTAATAACAGGGACAGagttataataaattttattaaaaaagtatgtgcaTCTCATATCCTATTCAAAAAAGAAGGAACTTCTTCTAACGGAGTTTGAAAGAAATCTTTGTCATTGATTTAAAGGTGGATTGACAATGACATATCAGCAGAGAATGATAGAAAAATGACAAGAGAATACCAAATATATCTCGtaacttctctttttttgtcataataCTTTTTcgttctctcttttgttttttcttttcaaaacaaagatACTAATGAACAATttgaaatacaaaatatttaaaatacttTCACAtctatgtcacatcaaaacaattttttttttttttttttttttttttaaaaaaaaccttcttaaaagtattaacaaatgGAACATAATATCAAATTCTATACTAAAAGCCTCCTTTGTTTTCAGGATAATATATTTTAtgctggaaaatatttttaattgaaagtatttctcaaaaaaaaaaaaatgaaaaaataaaaggaagaagagagagcctatttttttgttgtttgtttgcaaTACTGAAAAATAGTTCGAAAAGCATTTTTTAGCGTATGGCTTGTATGAAAAATTgccaaaaatttcttatatttcatttaattatgaggaagagagaaaaacaacaaaaaatgagCTACAAATGAAGAAAATGCATGAAAATAAATGGCCATGCAATTGTAAGAGGGCTCTTGTGAGACCCACCTACCCAGGCAGGCGTTTGGGCAGTCTTGATACCTGTTCAAGCAAGTAGACTTCATAAGGGCCCTCTCACAATTACCTGTTCGGAAATATAGGAgaacaacaaaaaatagtttacaCAAATAAGAAACGCTAATCATTTTATGCAtcgtgaaaattaatttttttttttatgaactaaatttttttttaagttggcCAATAATTTTACGTCGTTTCAAACATAATTGCGCAAAGGATTACAATTGTCAATGGAAATTATTAccaaaatttcaacacaatatttaaaattgcatgGTGTTCAATTTGACGTGAATCTCTCTCATTGATTCTTTAAAAACTTTATCTTGATACTTTTCACTAGTCTTGAAATGCCATTCCCAATGGGATTTTGGATGGTTAAGATAATAAATTAGTCTAATTGAAATCATAAGAAGTTGTTGTAATTCTATAATTGCACACACACTAATGATGCAATAGGTAAAGTATACACACATCaaacaataattattaaatataatctCAAGAACAAGAAACAATATCCTTTATacaaatttctctttattcATAGAAATATCTCAAgagctctttctttttcacaccTTAATCAATAATTGTATTGGTATCTCCGCTTGATGCCaaagttattattattcttattatgaaataaaaaaaaaaattaataaaataccaACAACACCTTTGACAAGTAATAACAAGCATTTTGTCACATTTGACAAGTAATGACACAACAATTACTTTCCCTAATAATGAGAGTCAacgtcttattttttttatttttttattttttgtgagtgCAAACCTCAATTTCTTGGTTAACAAGTAAAAACAATTCTCGTAATAACTCCCTTTTGCCTTGcaaataataatacaatattGGTCATTTttgggaatgatttttttttttttttttttaaaataattgggGTATCCGGCGTCGGCCTGATTAGATCTCCAGGATACTGTGCAAAACGTTCCATTCACAAAGGTTAGGTACAGCTTGAGCTTTCGCGTGGCGTCGCCCTAAtaaattgtttgcactcaacAAAGTCAAATATTAGACACGATACTTTTTAAGGCACTAGAGTCAAGTGACTTGATGCCAAACCCTTAGGGTTGTGAAcgctttgtttttttgtcttttatttttttatttttaagttaaaaatattaataaatatcccaaacacaaaaaatgtttttatcgttatgtcacataaaaaaaattcaaaccaaaaacaaaaaagcaccATCCAAAACGATTAACAAACATAaccaacttaaaaaaaaaatagtaataaataaatttccatgtgctttttttattttaatttttcaaatttgtccttaaagaaaaataattttgactctTGGTCAGGAATAATTATTTTGAGTcataaaatgaattaaaaagtaAGAGATATGCCACATTTTTATCACATAATTATTACAGTTTCAAcgaatttctaatttttattttttaacaagaaaCGATTTAAAAGTCGGTTAAGACTGTCAACATAAACGTTATGtaataattatagaataaaaaatatgtaatttataGCTTTACTCcgttatttttattgaaagaatGAGTGAGTACTTATTGGCAATCACATTGCCAAGACTTTATTATAACTTTCAAATACCTTTTTCTCTCACACacccaaaagaaaacataaaagagaaaaagcaaaaaataaaataaaataataataataatattttttttaaataaagaaatcctctcccctctctcctctctccgtAGTgaagttgaaacttgaaagggCAGAAGGTCGGTcatatgctctctctctctctctctctctctttggccaTTACCATAAACTTCACGCACACGCCGGTCGCTCTCTTTCACAAAATTTCCGGTAGAAAAACACGCAAAACCCACAAGACCCAATTCAATTCCTTAACTCAAACACACAACCAAAACCAGAACCGAAGCCAAAGtcaatcaaatcatcaaatacCCAACgacaagaagaaggaagaaagagaaaggTAAGGGAAAGCAaaggcgtttttttttttcttcatattttttatgTAATGCATCAGAAGAAATCCGAAGTTCAGATCGGAAAAGAAAGCAGCGGCGTCTCTTCCGATTTCAACCCAACTCCTCCTCTCCTCTTCCCTGCCCCCTCCTCTATCCACCACAAACAATCCTACAACTCCCACCTTTCCCCGAATCCCGAGCAATCTTTTCAGCCATACCCTCCTCCTCACCTCCACCAACTACAACACAATGACCCAATTGACCCTCCATCTcctccttcttcctcttctccgACCCCATACAAGAGGCCCCTTTTGACCCAAACCCACTCATCTCTCACCAAATCTCCGACGCTCTACCAGTTCCATTCTCACCCACCACAATTCGCCCCCCAGAACGCCTCGTTTTTCTCTGTCTCGGTGGCTGTCAAGGCGTTTGTATATCGGGCGTTACGGAAGGCCAAGCACTTTCGGAGATTTCGGGTCCATATCCGGCTCCTCCTCTTGCTCTTGCTCCCGTTCCTCTACTTCCTGGTGTCCAACCCGAGCCGCTCCTTCCTTTTGGACTTCCTCTCCGCCTTTGCGTTCTCCGCCGCGCTCTTGTTGTCGCTCAACCTCGCGCTTCCTCGCCTCCCTTCAATACGCCTCTTCCTGGCTCGCTCTTTCCCGATCAAGCTCTGCAAAGGCTCGCCAATATCTCGGTCGCCTCTACCGGTGTTTTGGTCAATTGGGTCTCGGCCAAAACCTGAGAAGAGAGTGAATTCGGGGTGTTGGGTACAGATTTACAGCAACGGGGACGTGTACGAGGGCGAGTTTCACAAGGGAAAGTGCTCAGGAAGTGGGGTGTACTACTATTACATGAGTGGGAGGTACGAGGGGGATTGGGTGGATGGGAAGTATGATGGGTATGGGGTGGAGACGTGGGCCAGGGGGAGCCGGTATCGCGGGAACTATCGGCAGGGGCTGCGGCACGGTTTTGGGGTGTACCGGTTTTATACAGGGGATGTTTATGCCGGGGAATGGGCCAATGGGCAGAGCCATGGGTGTGGAGTGCATACTTGTGAGGATGGGAGTCGGTATGTTGGGGAGTTCAAGTGGGGCGTCAAGCATGGCCTTGGGCACTACCATTTCAGGTGATTGATTTTTTATGGGAATAGAATTGTTGGATTCTTGCTTTTGTTGTTTGTAAATCGGACTAGGATGCTATAGATTTCATAGGATAACTCCACGGTgaagttattaaaattaattaattgttttgaagTAAATGGATTATATTTTGACGTCTCGGCATGTACAGGgaatgaatttttttgttaatggaTTATAGTTGCATTCTGTTAAattcttgatgcaattattggATGTTATTGTTTGTAAATAAGATGTTGAGGCATATTAGGACGTTCCATTTGGTGTAGGTTTGATGATAATTTGTGGTTCATTGAGTGTGCTTTGTATTGTGATTGGTTTTAGTTGCTAATGCTTTCGTCGGTTATTTTGTATTGCTGGTTTATTATGTATAAGAATTGGCGTTAGTGTAGATGATGCAGCTTAGGGTTGGATTTTTTAGCGTTATGTTGTCATAGATCTGTTTTAGGTTGTTAGAGGTTGATGAACTTATTGGTTGTGATTTCTGTCAGGTCCTTCTAGATCTGGAAAGATCTGAAATTAAATTGGATTTATCTGTTATCTTGTTTAGCTTGTACTTTCAATGCTCGAGTATTATGTATTTACTACCCAAACCTATGCTTTTTAGGCACAATGGCATCAGCATTGGCACTTCTTCAGATGACTGATTTGATTTTATGTGGTGGCATAAATTCAGAAATCATTATTAGTATTGTATTCTTAATGCTGTACTTTTGACTGAATCATAATGCCGTGCATATCAGGGCAGCAGTGTGATTGGTTATAACTACAAGGATGAGCCAATGATACTATGTATGAATGAAATATCTGTTAGTTTTCCTTATTTTAGTGCACAAGTCAGGATAGAATAACGCACTTATGATTGATTTTTGTCCCAttacattcttttcttttcttttttgttaagaAGATAGGTAGCATTCCCAATTTGAAAAAACGAGCCACCACTGACTAAGTCATGTCCTTTTTATCTACAGTTCTTCCTAGcaaatgtttgatttttcactAATTCATTAATGTTTGTTAGCAAAATGGAAAGAACAGTATttatattcatccaaaaaaaaaaaaatggaaagaacaGTATTTATCACTATTTAACAATGAGTTATCCTACTCTTCACACCCATTTATTATACCTATGTCATTGGTTGACATGGCGTGGCTTACCATATCGGCCACTTAAAACATGCTACGTTAGCTATTTATAGATGTCTTTTATACTCTTTCATTTATACTTAGGTGTGTTCCAAAAGTTAAGGAGCTTATGAATGTGATTTCCCTccctctgtgtgtgtgtgtgtcttacACCTGCACAGACACACATCCATGCATCAAGTTTTGCTTCCTTTTTGAAATGACTCCCTTTCCACTCTAATGAGTATCACTTAGTAAGTTTCATTGTTGATTTTGCATCTATGAATATCTGTGTTGCAGCATTCATAAATACCACTCCCACCCCCgctcaaaagaagaaaagaaaggaaattcaGATATTATAAGTTTTCATCTTGTACTTTTTGCCAACtcatgtatttttgttttattcagaaATGGGGACACGTATGCTGGGGAATATTTTGCGGACAAGATGCATGGGTTTGGAGTCTACTCTTTTGCAAATGGGCATCGATATGAGGGAGCCTGGCATGAGGGTAGAAGGCAAGGCCTTGGAATGTACACATTTAGAAATGGGGAAACACAATCTGGTCACTGGCAAAATGGAATTCTTGACATTCCAAGCACACAGAACACCAGCTATCCAGTATCTCCTGTTGCTGTTTATCATTCCAAAGTACTTAATTCAGTGCAGGTACGTACTACCTATCTTAATTGTGTAATGCTCCAAATATCTTAGCTGTAGATGAAGTTATACCCTGATGCCTATTTATATTGTCATTTTGCTATAATAATCTGGATGATCCTGCCTTCTTGTTCTTGGCTGTTAAAGTATGGCCGCAAAAGAACTCTGTTGCCTTGGGCTATTATCCTTATGTTATATGgtttattttccattttctgtTGATATATGTCACCAGGCATActaaccaaataaaagaattgcTAGGCATTAGTTTCCAATTTTCCATGGACATTCCCCTTCGTTTTTGTAAAACTTTTACTTCGAGATGATTTGAAGAATTATTTTCTTCCTGAATTTCTTTGCTTCAATCAAGACAATTATTATAATTCTCTAATTAACCTCTTGCTTTTAACATTTTAATCTTCAAGCCTCATTTTGTATGTTCCATGGTAGAAACTTTTCACTGGTGAATGCAATACAAATATTACTGTTggataattttagaaaaatgaaaagagcaTTTTAGCTCCACCTTCATAAGACACAGGAGGAAACAGGATGACACACTGTAAACAGTTAATTAAGCAATCGAATAACTTGTGAAGggttcttttttcttataaGCTTTCTGATTTTGATTTACAATCAGGAAGCTCGGCGAGCAGCAGAGAGAGCCTATGACGTGGCCAAGGTGGATGAAAGGGTCAACAGGGCAGTGGCGGCAGCCAATAGGGCAGCCAATGCGGCTAGAGTAGCGGCAGTTAAGGCTGTTCAAAAACAAATACACCATAATAGTAACAACAACATTCCAATTCCAATTGTGTGAGACTTTCAACTGCAGCTCGGGCTCTTTTAGCGCATGAGATGGCGGCAGCACCAGGACAATGCCTTATGTTGTTTTCCTCACCAATGTAGCTTTGTGTTTTATGTTATAATCTTCTCTTTGGCGTCTTGCTTTGGGAGGATTCAATTTGTGGTGCCTCCTTGGAGCGTCAGTGGTAGGGATGAAAATGGCAAAGAAGGGTGGAATGGTCATCTATACTGCTTGAAGATTGTgtatacagagagagagagagagagagagagagagggtggaTGATGATGGCATCCATTTGTTCAactattctttttttacttttccatcTTAGTACAGTTTTGTAAAGATGAGttagatgtaatataaagtgCTGGTGCCGAGGTTAAACCTCAACCCAGCCACTATTGTATGTGAAGTTGTTGGTTTTTATGGAGGTAACAAATTCTCTAACTATCAGCCAAATAAATAAGAAAGAgcgaagaaaaaaagaaattcggactataatttattacaaattcaccggacaatttatattttatggaATTGAGTGTCACGTGGCAGGTTACATTTTAGTGGCTGATGCGGCGGTAAGTGTTGTGTAATTTGttacatcaatttgtaaatttcaaataaaatggagatTGAGGATTTATTTTAGAGATGTTTTTGGTGTTATtcttttacacatttttttttttttgcaaatcaatcattaaatttgtggaaCTCACATGTGGTCTCACagattcaatggtagatttgcgTATCTTTTGTACGAAGATTAATAAGAGATGTGCAAGATAATGAAACTAAACAGTTCTCTTTATTTTATGGTCcatattaaatttcataaatctaatgatttatatgttgtcgtgtcatttaaaatttataaatgacATAATATCACGTAAATGGTTATatgcaacaaaaacaaaatttggaccGTAAAATGaattctctcaatttcacttgaaataaaGATTTTTAGGATCTTATTCTATTTGCAATAAACTTTAGTAAAAGTCGTAATATTCCTACCAGAACTGTTCAAAATGTGTCATCCGAAGAGCAATTGTTGGAAGGTATTACTGATTATATACACTTTCagatgagtaattctatatcCCATACCAATATTTCATCACTATCTCACTGTGCTGACATAACACAGTTAATCCACCCTTCAACTAGTCATtgttaaacaaaaacaaaaaaaaaaatcgaagggTAAATAGGCACCGCCACAAAGTGAGGCGTGAATGTGTAGGAGAGTTGGTCATAGTTTTGTTATGTTAAAGAGCAAAATAATGCAATCCGAGGAACAAGAACAATTATTGGAAGGTGTTGTAATGGGTGGTGTGCATGGATGCTAAAATTTTCAACCCATTTGAACCAACCAATTTCTGAAAAACCCATGATTGTCTCAATGGCTCAGCCTCATGTGCGGAAACCGTGTAAATATGAGGTGTTTGCCGCACACTCATTCACTTTTAGATATCATCATTTAAATTTCCTATTTTTGGCTAATTTGAGTTGTCATATGAAAGCATGCTTACTTATCTCTCCACTCCGATCTAAATCATTATACTGTTTTAGAGTCTGTTTGagattgtgttaaaaaaaaaagcttttgttTAAAGTcaaagttagaaaaaaaaaaaaaaaaaaaaactttatttttcagCTTCTCTCAGAAGTgcgttttgagtttttttagagcaaaaatgTGTTTTACCAACCGAACCCATTTTTGCTTgacataactttttatgtacTAAGAACACTTTTTTATGTTCCTTAACACAATCTCAAACAAGTTTTTAGTCATCATTGTTGCTTCATTTTCTAAAGCGTTTTGACCACTCCTTGTTGCCCTTGCTCTTTTCTGAGACTCAAAAGAAGAGTGAATGTGCTATAAATAATGGACAAAGTCTCTCTCTGCAGTTgaatctattaaactgatatatGTCTTTAGAGAAAATAATTTGGAGGAAAATTTTGCTCATTAATGATAAAAATGTGAGGCAACAGAAGACATCATAACTTTTGACTTTTTTCAGTTCTCATTTCAAAACTTTATTTCACATTCTCTAATTTGACAAAtagtaatgttactcttcacatCTATTTATCACACTTATTTTTTACCGGCTGACTTAGCATGTTAGAAGTAACTGACATGAGAAGCCACTTAAAGCATATCACGTCAGCTGGTATAAAATAGGTGTGAAGAGTATTGTTTCTTTTGCAAATACACATTTTAGGAACCAAATTAAGTAGACTATTCTGCTCTTAAGATGGCCTAATTTATTTGCAATACCATAGGCTACTATCTATGAATCTTCTAGGACAGTCCATCATCAAATCATAAATATCCCAATTCGATAGTTTTAAGGAATGTGATATTATTTAGCATCTTGTCAAATGTTAATTTCTAAACCATTATTTTTGGCAGTTGGAACAGAGACATGTGATAGAAATATCAGACAAATTCATCTTTGTTTTAGAAGATCCAATCCTTGTGTTGCTCATGGCTCTCTAAAAATCCTTTTGAAACAGGAATCACAAATCCTTGTGCAATCGCAACCTTTTGCAACAGGAAGAATTATCAATGAGCTTTGGAAACACCTATTTGCATTGAAGAGCCAAAAGATATGTGATTGTTAATCCTAGAGTTCTATTAATTGTTAATCAAGAAGTTGAGAtaattagagaaaaaagaaagacaaaaattaagaaaaaacttCACTCATAATCTCcaatttttcattacttttgaaataaagtactcaaattttaaaacgtATCTATTTAggatattcatctttcaattttttttttttttttattatttttatttttatttttatttttttaaatttcaaccctccattaaaattttcggttaaatcctgtcaaaattttgaaaatacccatcttttttttttttttttttttttttaaggaaaaaaattgtaaggatttagttgttggtaagaatttaacagaatttgcaaaaatactcgtgcctaaattttttataatttttttttaaaaaaacaaaacatatgggtattttgaaaatttttataggatttaacagaaatttcTAACGGAGAATTGagattgaaagatgaatatcctaaattgacatattttaaagtttgggtactttatttcaaaattgataaaatatcAAGGGCTATAACAACCCCTGAATGGTGGGATCAAAcctttaaaataaataacttcAAGGTGATCAAACCTTTAAAACTTGTAGGTAATGGATTGAGATCGCCTATAAATAACAGAAGCTCAAGCAGAGAAGAGAACTATTTGTTCGCCACTTTTTTCCGAAAAATATTCTCAGCGgaacgtcgaaacaaacggagcgtAAATGTattgaaaacaaaccaaaaattaagcacaaatcTCACTCACTGTCTCGATTTAGCACCAAATTTAGaggcaaaatatcattttcattGTACATACAATTACTCATTGCCAGTGCAATAGGATTAGGATATTTCTGTTACTTGCACAAAACACCTAATGTAGAGTTTTAGAAGGCATATCAGCCACAGGAGCACTAGAAATTGCCGGTGGTCCTCTCCCAAGACCACCTTGAGGTCCAGGAGTAGTAGAAGCATCTGTGTGGACATCTGAAATAAAATTTGGCCCTTCAACTTTTCTCCTCTGCTGCCATTTATTCTTTCTCAAATCATTTGCATCCTTCAACATGAACCTGACCCTAGAAGATAAATTCATATTATTGGATAATGCCTTCATTCTATCAAAATATGCATCCATATGGTCCTTATATTTTTGATGGTCGATCATCTCCCCAATAGTACTCATCAATTTGCACAAAGCTTCAAGATCTTCTTCATCAGGTTCCTGATACTGACCCAACAATTTCTGTATGCATGCGTGCATTATTCGTTCAGTCAATACTTTCTTCTTGTACAACTCCCCAATTAATCTAATGTTACCCAACATTCTTCTTCTAGCCTtaactctcttctcttctctttgctCTGCAGACTGT harbors:
- the LOC133880027 gene encoding uncharacterized protein LOC133880027, encoding MHQKKSEVQIGKESSGVSSDFNPTPPLLFPAPSSIHHKQSYNSHLSPNPEQSFQPYPPPHLHQLQHNDPIDPPSPPSSSSPTPYKRPLLTQTHSSLTKSPTLYQFHSHPPQFAPQNASFFSVSVAVKAFVYRALRKAKHFRRFRVHIRLLLLLLLPFLYFLVSNPSRSFLLDFLSAFAFSAALLLSLNLALPRLPSIRLFLARSFPIKLCKGSPISRSPLPVFWSIGSRPKPEKRVNSGCWVQIYSNGDVYEGEFHKGKCSGSGVYYYYMSGRYEGDWVDGKYDGYGVETWARGSRYRGNYRQGLRHGFGVYRFYTGDVYAGEWANGQSHGCGVHTCEDGSRYVGEFKWGVKHGLGHYHFRNGDTYAGEYFADKMHGFGVYSFANGHRYEGAWHEGRRQGLGMYTFRNGETQSGHWQNGILDIPSTQNTSYPVSPVAVYHSKVLNSVQEARRAAERAYDVAKVDERVNRAVAAANRAANAARVAAVKAVQKQIHHNSNNNIPIPIV